TTCACTAGAATGCAGGAACGGCGAGATCCTGGCAATACTGGGTCCTAACGGAGCTGGCAAAACAACCCTACTTAATAGCGTCTACGGCCTGGCTGACGTGTACTCCGGCGTCATAGAACTGGGTGGAGAGGACATAACGAGGTTACCGCCTCACAAAAGGGTCAAGAAGGGTATTTCATACGTCTTTCAAATGTTTAATGTATTTCCAAATCTCACCGTGGCCGAGAACCTCAGACTCGTAGCGAGGTTCGCCGGGCTAAACAGAGGTGAAATAGAGAGCTCCCTGAACGAGATATACGAGCTCTTCCCAATACTGAAAGAAAGACAAAGACAAGTAGCAGGGACCTTGAGTGGGGGGGAGAGGCAGATGCTGGCTTTGAGTCTAGGGCTCGTAAGGAAGCCCAGAGTTCTTTTGCTAGACGAACCCACAGCGGGACTAGCCGTTAAATACGTTGACACGCTCATGGAGAAGATCAACCTGCTGAGGAAGATCATGAACATCTCCATAGTCCTCGTGGAGCAGAACGTACATAAGGCGCTCGAAGTCGCGGACAGGGTGATGGTTCTCGTAAGTGGTAGGATAATCTACGAAGGAACCCCCTCAGACCTCTACACCAAGCACGACATATTGAGATTGTATCTGGGTGTTGGTGAGGCGGCTTGATCGAGACGCTTGTAGGGGGCATAACGCTGTCATCGATACTCTCGCTCATGGCTATAGGCATAACGCTACTCTACAGGACAACTAAGGTACCCAATTTTGCACACGCCTCGTTCGTGACCACGGGCATCTTCGCGGCGTTCACCCTACACCTCTTTAACCAGCCCATTTATTTAGGGTTACTGCTGGGCTTCCTGCTCTCCGGGCTGGAAGCACTCTTACTATTCTACCTCGTGCTGGAGCCCCTGAGGAGGAGGAAGTCCTCCATATTCATACTAATGATGGCGACGCTGACTTACGATATTTTCCTTTTCGGTTTAATAAACATATACGCAGACTACCTCCAATACACCTACAAGGCCACAGCGAGAAACATATACTTAGCTGGGGCGGATTTCAAGGTACTCGGTGTTCAAGGGATAACGGTGGTATCCGTGATCACACTAGTAGCGTGTCTATTCGCGCTTCACATATTCCTCAACAAAACGGTGTTCGGGACGGCTCTGAGGGCCGTAATGGAAAACGACTCCCTCGCGCTAGCTAGTGGCATTAACGTAAGCGCAATGCTAGCCATATCGTGGTTTATAGCAGGCGGGCTGGCCGGCGTGGCGGGGGCCTTACTTCCTCTGCACATAATGTGCAGTCCCTCAACGGGCATGATCCTCATAGCCGCGATGTTCGCTGCAAGCATACTAGGTGGACTAGAGCAACTGTACGGTGCCCCCGTAGGCGGTTTCATACTTGGCCTCGCCGAGACACTGCTCGTAACGGGGCTCTCCTCGGTGCTGGGTCCCTGGGTTATGACGTACTCTGGTATGATACCCTACATAGCGCTCATACTCGGCCTCATCTTCTGCCCCAGGGGCCTGATCTCCATAAGGGTGAGGGGTGCGTAGTGCATGGCGTTAGAGCTAATAACTCTATTTATATCGGACCTACTAGCACTTCTAGGAGTATACACCATTCTAACCCTCTCGTTAAATGTGCAAAGGGGGTACGCGGGAATACCCAATTTCGGGTTACTATTCTCATTTGCGGGAGGCGCCTACATTACGGGAAGCCTAGCGGCTAGACTGGGACTACTGCTAGCAGGGGTAGGCACCGATATTGACCCCATATCAAATTCCGTCGGTGCCATGGCGGTACTAAACCCCATTCTAAGATCGAGCCCGCTGCTCACGATC
This genomic stretch from Desulfurococcaceae archaeon harbors:
- a CDS encoding ABC transporter ATP-binding protein, with protein sequence MVKNLNSGYGKFHILYDISLECRNGEILAILGPNGAGKTTLLNSVYGLADVYSGVIELGGEDITRLPPHKRVKKGISYVFQMFNVFPNLTVAENLRLVARFAGLNRGEIESSLNEIYELFPILKERQRQVAGTLSGGERQMLALSLGLVRKPRVLLLDEPTAGLAVKYVDTLMEKINLLRKIMNISIVLVEQNVHKALEVADRVMVLVSGRIIYEGTPSDLYTKHDILRLYLGVGEAA
- a CDS encoding branched-chain amino acid ABC transporter permease, which codes for MIETLVGGITLSSILSLMAIGITLLYRTTKVPNFAHASFVTTGIFAAFTLHLFNQPIYLGLLLGFLLSGLEALLLFYLVLEPLRRRKSSIFILMMATLTYDIFLFGLINIYADYLQYTYKATARNIYLAGADFKVLGVQGITVVSVITLVACLFALHIFLNKTVFGTALRAVMENDSLALASGINVSAMLAISWFIAGGLAGVAGALLPLHIMCSPSTGMILIAAMFAASILGGLEQLYGAPVGGFILGLAETLLVTGLSSVLGPWVMTYSGMIPYIALILGLIFCPRGLISIRVRGA